atttgttttgcaaaatCAAATGCATAAGAAAGATTAGATGctcaaataagaaaattgttatcaaaaGGTGGACGCGAATTTCGGCGGAACACATTTTAAGGGGAGCACCACCTCCACCAGCTCGCCGTTACGGGCATACAATGGTCAGCTTTGATCGTCATCTATACGTATTTGGAGGAACTGCCGATTCAACCTTACCCAACGATCTCCATTGCTATGATCTTGACACACAAACCTGGAACATTGTCTTACCTTCTGCTGATAGTCAGATACCGTCAGGTCGGCTATTCCATGCAGCGGCTGTGATTGGTGAGGCGATGTTCATTTTTGGAGGTACAATCGACAATAATGTTCGATCTGGCGAGACAtatcgttttcaattttcctcCTATCCTAAATGTACCTTGCACGACGATTTTGGAAGACTCCTGAATAATCGTCTCTTTTGTGACGTTGAATTTATCGTGGGCGAAAGCGAGACGAAAATTCCGGCACATATTGCAATCGTAGTAGCACGATCGCAATTTCTCCGAGCTCGAATAAGGCAGGCTCGCGAACGTCGAGAGAAACACTGCGAAGACATGTTTGGTACCATTGAAGCACTAGTAAAAGATTTGCCTCTCTTAGAAGTGAAGTTAATCGACGCAGTGCCCGAAGCTTTTGAGATGGTGTTAAATTACATATACACAGATCGCATCGATCCTACTAAGCGAATCGAAGATCCTTTAAGCAACCGGATTGTCCTTCTCATGATGGACGTCTACCGACTGGCTGTGCAGTTCAATATGAAACGCCTTGAGCAGCTCTGCGTCCATTACCTTGAAGCCACCATAAGTCACGCTAACGTCTTAGAAGTTTTACACAATGCAGCTCATCTAAAACTCTACTTTATTAAGGAATTCTGTTTGAGTTTTGTGGTGAAGGAAAGCAACTATAATCACATCGTAATGAGCCAGGAATTCGAGACTCTGGATAAGCCTTTGATGGTTGAGATTATCCGACGTCGGCAAATGCCACAAaccaagaatttttctaaatattatgaaTTAGGCACaggtattttattcgaaaaactcctcaaaatgattctttaataCCTGACCATGCATTTGTTCTTTTGATTTAACATGAACTAATGTTCTTTATTAATTGTGTAGGCACGACATTGGAACAGGACATGGAGGCGTTTTTGAAACATGTTGGACGTGATTTTTGTGATATTACATTAATGTTGGACGGAGTTCCGATTCCAGCGCACAAATCAGTACTTGCTGCTAGGTGTAGCTACTTTGAGGGAATGTTTCGATCATTCATGCCTGAAAATAATACAGTTAATGTAGGTATAATTAGTACAAtggatttcctaaaatgtttaggATGACCCGATTTgattatttctatcaatttttagATCCAAATTGGAGAAATGATTCCGTCTTCCGAATCCTTCGATTCTCTCCTGAGATATATTTACTATGCTGATGTTGCCATGCCACCAGAAGACTCGTTATACCTGTTTACCACTCCGGTGTTCTACGGTTTCACGAACAATCGACTGCAAGCATTTTGCAAGCAGAACCTAGAGATGAATGTGACGTTTGAAAATGTGATACAAATTCTGGAGGCAGCAGACAGAATGCAGGCTGTCGACATGAAGAAATATGCTTTGAATTTAACAGTGCTCAATTTTAGTAAAGTGCGTGTTTTGATAATTTAGTATTGGTTTGTagtgaatgtttaataaattcttatgactaattaagaataatttgaaaatgattcattttttatttaaacaggtgGCGCGACTACCCAgattaaaacagttgaatcggGGTCTTTTGCTGGATATTATAGAAGCCCTTGCTGATGAACAAAGTGAGGCACGAACATGTCAGGATATGGCTAACGACTGCTGACAGATTTCTATCTTGGTCGAACGAAAAAAAAGGTGGAACATGTCTCTCTCGATGGCATTTCAAGTACGTACACTTGTGCAAGCAGATTTAGTGTAAACTCGACATTCGACAATGAACTTTCTTATTAACTTGAACCCTCTTGTTTTCCAGAAGTTTTGGACAGTAAATTTCATTTTGATCCAAAGAACGATTCTCTTCGTAGGCGAAAATTATTTGGATCACTCTGTATTTTGTGCTCCAGCAGAGATGTGAGAATTGTCGCCTTTTCGAAATAAGCTCTCAGGTATAACTAGGCAAGTAAGTCCAGTTGCTAGCGATCACAGATTTACAAGTACGAAGAAAGAAATGCGGATTCTTGAGTAAATAATCAGCAATATTCTGATCGGAAAGAAGAACTTCGTCGAACGCTGTATGCTCTTTCATCAAGTTTCACTTAAAGCATCATTTATCCATCTACCGGCAATGTTGCAGAAATAGAAGCTTCTACTTTCAACACATTTAGAGGTAATCTCAGGAACGTTGTAGGCGAAAATATCAGACCGACTCATATAAATTTGAGTGAATTATATCAGTCTCTATTTGAATGTTTTCGTTTCTAGAAATTGCCC
The sequence above is drawn from the Belonocnema kinseyi isolate 2016_QV_RU_SX_M_011 chromosome 7, B_treatae_v1, whole genome shotgun sequence genome and encodes:
- the LOC117177005 gene encoding leucine-zipper-like transcriptional regulator 1, translated to MDSVATAECLTLDFGPFETVHRWQRMPECAEFVGARRSKHTVVAYKDAIYVFGGDDGKRMLNDLLLFDVKEKSWCRALANGAPPAPRYHHSAVVHDSSMFVFGGYTGDIHSNSNLTNKNDLFEYKFQTGQWTEWKFVGKTPVARSAHGAAVYDNKLWIFAGYDGNARLNDMWTISLLPGDLRVWEEVVQSGDCPPTCCNFPVAVARESMFVFSGQSGAKITNSLFQFHFREKRWTRISAEHILRGAPPPPARRYGHTMVSFDRHLYVFGGTADSTLPNDLHCYDLDTQTWNIVLPSADSQIPSGRLFHAAAVIGEAMFIFGGTIDNNVRSGETYRFQFSSYPKCTLHDDFGRLLNNRLFCDVEFIVGESETKIPAHIAIVVARSQFLRARIRQARERREKHCEDMFGTIEALVKDLPLLEVKLIDAVPEAFEMVLNYIYTDRIDPTKRIEDPLSNRIVLLMMDVYRLAVQFNMKRLEQLCVHYLEATISHANVLEVLHNAAHLKLYFIKEFCLSFVVKESNYNHIVMSQEFETLDKPLMVEIIRRRQMPQTKNFSKYYELGTGTTLEQDMEAFLKHVGRDFCDITLMLDGVPIPAHKSVLAARCSYFEGMFRSFMPENNTVNIQIGEMIPSSESFDSLLRYIYYADVAMPPEDSLYLFTTPVFYGFTNNRLQAFCKQNLEMNVTFENVIQILEAADRMQAVDMKKYALNLTVLNFSKVARLPRLKQLNRGLLLDIIEALADEQSEARTCQDMANDC